In Aureimonas sp. AU20, the genomic window CATCTTGGGGAAGTGCTCTTTCTGGTAGGCGACCGCGCCGTCGACCCACTCGTTCTGCGACTGCGAGGTGAGGCTGCCGACCGTGGTGACGTACTGGCCTTCGCCGTTCATGCTCTTGCCGAGCGTTTCCATCAGCTTGGCGCCATAGGCCTTGTTGTCGAAGGCCTCCAGCACGTAATCGGCGTTCTTGAGGTTGGATGCCTCGTGCGCCACCACCACGATGCCGCGCTCGCGCGCCTTCTGGAGCACGGGCTCGACGGCCTCGACCGAGAAGGGAACGACGCAGATGGCGTCAACGCCCTGCGCGATCAGGTTCTCGATGATCTGGACCTGGGCGGCCGCGTCGGCCTGGCTCGGGCCGACCTGGAAGGCGTCGTGGCCGGTGTCCTTGGCGAACTGGTCGACGCCGGCATGCATGCGGTCGAACCAGGCGATGCCGTCCACCTTCACGACGGTCGCGATGGTGAATTCCTTGCCGGCCTTTTCCGACGAGATGTCGGTGCGGGCCTTGCTCGTGTCGACGACGCCTTGCGCCAAGGCGGGCGCGGCGGCGAGCGACAGGCCCAGCGCCAGAGATGCGATCAGTGTTTTCATCGATTCCTCCTCCTCGATCGATGCGGTGATGAGCCGCTTGTCGATATTCAGTATCCTCCGGCGGACGCCTTCTCCTGCGAGGCATCCACGATGGCGACGCTGGCGCTCGCGCCGATCCGGCTGGCGCCCGCCGCCACCATGGCGCGCGCGACCTCGGCCGTGCGGATGCCGCCCGACGCCTTGACGCCGATGTCGGGGCCGACGGTCCGGCGCATCAGGGCCACGGCCTCCACCGTGGCGCCTCCGGTCGAAAAGCCGGTGGATGTCTTGACGAAGTCCGCGCCGGTCTCGGCCGCGATGCGGCAGGCAGCTATGATCTGCGCCTCGTCGAGAAGGCAGGTCTCCAGGATCACCTTCAGAACCCGGCCGCCGGACGCCGCGCGAACGGCGGCGATATCGGCGCGCACGCGCTCCAGATCGCCCTCCCGCAGGGCTCCGATGTCGAGAACCATGTCGAGTTCGTCGGCGCCCTCGCCGACGAGCCAGGCCGCTTCCGCAGCCTTGGCCGCCGC contains:
- a CDS encoding autoinducer 2 ABC transporter substrate-binding protein, whose protein sequence is MKTLIASLALGLSLAAAPALAQGVVDTSKARTDISSEKAGKEFTIATVVKVDGIAWFDRMHAGVDQFAKDTGHDAFQVGPSQADAAAQVQIIENLIAQGVDAICVVPFSVEAVEPVLQKARERGIVVVAHEASNLKNADYVLEAFDNKAYGAKLMETLGKSMNGEGQYVTTVGSLTSQSQNEWVDGAVAYQKEHFPKMSEATGRLETYDDANTDYTKLSQALTTYPQLKGILGGPMPTSAGAGRLIAERGLKDKLFFAGTGLPSVAGQYLKDGDIQYIQFWDPAVAGYAMNTIAAMALAGKKDEIKAGLNLGLTGYENLTTPAGAAPNLLYGQGWVGVTAANMADYNF
- the deoC gene encoding deoxyribose-phosphate aldolase, producing the protein MQALGSANGEIGLAGLIDHTVLKPDASRADVARHCDEALAHGFASVCVNGVHAAFVAERLRGSSVKTCAVLGFPLGASGAAAKAAEAAWLVGEGADELDMVLDIGALREGDLERVRADIAAVRAASGGRVLKVILETCLLDEAQIIAACRIAAETGADFVKTSTGFSTGGATVEAVALMRRTVGPDIGVKASGGIRTAEVARAMVAAGASRIGASASVAIVDASQEKASAGGY